The following are encoded in a window of Rosa chinensis cultivar Old Blush chromosome 4, RchiOBHm-V2, whole genome shotgun sequence genomic DNA:
- the LOC112200242 gene encoding receptor-like protein 7, with protein sequence MAVKNTFRLSLKFQLLLLLLLLPLSATPLTFNFPSFHPANASSISTEGDASLDSSLRLNKSDRDEEIDGSVGRDRFLTNASSLVSLSLLECGLLGKFPALCHDDERSALLQFKANFTIDKSASQDPFAYPKVAYWGRLEGDPQLNNCCSWDGVECSHDSGHVIGLDLASSHLHGSINSNSSLFQLVQLQRLDLYDNNFSFSQIPSRLGHDLTSLTYLNLSMSSFSGQIPSEISYLSKLSTLHLSSNSPPLKMPNFRSLVQNLTNIKQLHLFDVEIRSTVPNKLVNLSSLTSLRLHACKLEGQFPVGIFHLPNLQVLDLADNFDLTGYLPDDLNISSPLKILNLQAADFTGHIPASIRNLRALNLLNIRSCKFYPHVPSSLSNLTQLNFLDLSSFYDYSYLRDLPTIHTFSGQVSDFLSRVGKVTKLNHLFLDNTHFRGDLPCSLANLTQLLEIDLNQNQITGEIPCCLANLTQLLELDLGHNQITGQIPSCLVQLSQLTLLDVRFNNLQGAIPRSVFELRNLEYIYLHSNNLSGSVELDEFSKLEKLRGLRLSLNKFSVQIKTGFNAIAPKLELLGLGSCNLTEFPEFLKYTSHLEDLDLSDNNLHGQIPKWMWNSTGETLRYLNLSGNQLTGFEENPVIIPWHGLYSLQLDSNMLRGSLPIPSPLISYYSVSNNEYAGEIPATFCNTRPLCILDLSNNNLNGKIPQCFENLRFLQILRLQNNYFHGDIPQIGILPSNYLENWSAMKSVDAKEHIYFRSMIFFGGKYQETFFYDYRITVFSKGVELEYLKTPNLMKLIDLSSNRFVGEIPGKIPSNLVQLTFLAYFNVSHNRLYGPIPQGRQFDTFQEDMYQGNSGLCGKPLSKKCKDSESTTPPAFEQDEDSGFQIELDWFVVLPGVVAGLIVGVAGGNFWTAKKHNWFLETFSRRRQPRSTRQRRGLRT encoded by the exons CTCTCTGCAACTCCATTGACCTTCAATTTCCCCAGCTTTCACCCTGCCAATGCCAGCAGTATATCTACGGAGGGAGATGCTTCCCTGGATAGCTCCCTCCGACTCAACAAAAGTGATCGTGACGAGGAAATAGATGGGAGCGTTGGTAGAGATCGATTCTTGACAAATGCTTCATCTCTCGTATCTCTCAGCCTTCTAGAATGTGGATTGTTAGGGAAATTTCCT GCACTTTGCCACGATGATGAGCGCTCTGCCTTGTTGCAATTCAAAGCTAATTTCACTATAGACAAGTCGGCGTCCCAAGATCCCTTTGCTTATCCGAAAGTTGCATATTGGGGTAGGCTAGAAGGAGATCCTCAACTGAATAACTGTTGCTCATGGGACGGTGTTGAATGCAGCCACGACTCTGGCCATGTTATTGGTCTTGACCTCGCCAGCAGCCATCTTCATGGTTCCATCAACTCCAATAGCAGCCTTTTTCAACTTGTTCAGTTGCAGAGGCTTGACCTCTATGACAATAACTTCAGCTTCTCTCAAATACCATCCAGGTTAGGCCATGATCTTACTAGTCTAACATATCTCAACCTTTCAATGTCTTCATTTTCTGGCCAAATTCCTTCAGAAATTTCATATCTATCCAAGCTATCTACACTCCATCTGTCTTCAAATTCGCCTCCTCTCAAAATGCCCAACTTCAGAAGTCTAGTTCAGAACTTGACCAACATAAAACAGCTTCATCTTTTTGACGTCGAGATACGCTCCACAGTGCCTAATAAATTGGTGAATTTGTCTTCTCTCACATCTCTCCGTCTTCATGCATGTAAATTGGAGGGGCAATTCCCAGTAGGCATTTTCCACCTACCAAACTTGCAAGTACTTGATTTGGCTGATAACTTTGATCTAACCGGTTATCTTCCTGATGACCTTAACATCAGCAGCCCCTTGAAGATATTGAATTTGCAGGCAGCCGATTTCACTGGTCATATACCTGCTTCAATCAGAAATCTTCGTGCCTTAAATTTGTTGAACATACGATCTTGTAAATTTTATCCCCATGTTCCATCTTCACTTTCCAACCTCACCCAGCTCAATTTCCTTGATCTTTCTTCCTTTTATGACTATAGTTATCTTCGTGACCTTCCAACAATCCATACTTTCAGTGGCCAAGTTTCAGATTTCTTGTCTAGGGTTGGAAAGGTGACCAAACTTAACCACTTGTTCCTTGATAATACCCACTTCAGGGGAGATTTGCCATGTTCTTTGGCTAATCTGACTCAACTTTTGGAAATAGACTTGAATCAGAATCAAATAACTGGTGAAATTCCATGTTGTTTGGCTAATCTGACACAACTTTTGGAATTAGACTTGGGCCATAATCAAATAACTGGTCAAATCCCATCTTGCCTTGTGCAGCTTAGCCAATTAACTTTGTTAGACGTACGATTCAACAATCTGCAAGGAGCAATTCCCAGGTCAGTATTCGAGCTAAGAAATCTTGAATATATTTACCTCCACTCAAATAACTTGAGTGGGTCTGTTGAATTGGATGAGTTTTCCAAGCTCGAAAAGTTGCGAGGACTTCGTTTGTCGCTCAACAAGTTCTCTGTGCAGATCAAAACTGGATTTAATGCTATTGCTCCAAAGCTTGAACTACTAGGATTGGGTTCTTGCAACTTAACGGAGTTTCCGGAATTTTTGAAATACACTAGTCACCTGGAGGATCTAGATCTATCTGACAACAATCTTCATGGCCAAATACCAAAATGGATGTGGAATTCAACTGGTGAAACTTTGAGGTATCTCAACCTCTCTGGCAACCAATTAACTGGATTTGAAGAAAATCCGGTCATTATTCCATGGCATGGGTTATACTCTTTACAGCTCGACTCTAACATGTTACGAGGATCACTGCCAATTCCATCGCCGTTAATATCATACTATTCTGTTTCAAACAATGAATACGCAGGAGAAATTCCAGCAACATTCTGCAACACAAGGCCACTATGTATTCTTGATTTGTCTAACAACAACCTGAATGGCAAGATTCCCCAATGTTTTGAGAATCTCAGATTTCTTCAGATATTGAGACTGCAAAACAATTATTTTCACGGGGATATTCCTCAAATAG GTATCTTGCCTTCCAACTACCTAGAGAACTGGAGTGCCATGAAATCTGTTGATGCAAAGGAGCATATATACTTCCGATCCATGATCTTCTTCGGCGGGAAGTATCAAGAAACGTTCTTCTATGATTATAGAATTACAGTTTTTAGCAAAGGTGTTGAATTGGAGTACCTCAAGACCCCTAATCTTATGAAACTCATAGACCTCTCAAGTAACAGATTTGTAGGAGAGATTCCAG GAAAGATCCCTAGTAATCTGGTACAACTGACATTCCTTGCATACTTTAATGTATCTCACAATCGTCTTTATGGTCCTATCCCACAAGGTCGACAGTTTGATACATTCCAAGAGGATATGTACCAAGGCAACTCAGGTTTGTGTGGAAAACCTTTGTCAAAGAAATGTAAAGATTCTGAGAGCACAACACCACCAGCCTTTGAACAAGACGAAGACTCTGGGTTTCAAATTGAGCTAGATTGGTTTGTGGTCCTGCCAGGAGTTGTTGCTGGTCTAATAGTTGGAGTGGCTGGGGGAAACTTTTGGACAGCCAAGAAACATAACTGGTTTCTAGAGACATTCAGCAGGAGGAGGCAGCCGAGAAGCACAAGGCAGAGGAGGGGACTTAGAACTTAA